One segment of Triticum aestivum cultivar Chinese Spring chromosome 2A, IWGSC CS RefSeq v2.1, whole genome shotgun sequence DNA contains the following:
- the LOC123191944 gene encoding uncharacterized protein — MQVYSIKVAEREGFTLEWPLKVYGVVAARDSVDYRHNLLFYRTRDGCQILTKQDPFLHLTGPSRAIMSGGIMEPTVTTEVHLKLKGTVESKDRTLISKAFFYDEKDLDSGDIISTRVLQGLCEIELCCEQLEHSHQATILGVRVVRGSLPCGNGIKIVCSALPEDKTEGGGKRPAGCILLLDSQAGDMRVGEEGYLLLRQVVSVKSRGRLEILMKAGEISGSVVFPTKFSDISRESCELGSCEVEITVAWSLLVEKQYEISVMGAIHPYAWESIPRRPIMKLVYAC, encoded by the exons ATGCAGGTTTACTCCATTAAAGTCGCAGAAAGAGAAGGCTTCACCCTTGAGTGGCCACTGAAGGTATATGGTGTAGTTGCTGCCCGAGATTCTGTGGACTATCGTCACAATCTTCTCTTCTATCGCACTAGGGATGGCTGCCAAATCCTGACAAAACAG GATCCTTTTTTGCACTTGACTGGCCCTTCTCGTGCAATTATGTCTGGGGGCATAATGGAACCCACAGTTACGACTGAAGTCCACCTAAAACTTAAGGGCACGGTGGAGTCTAAAGATAGAACATTGATCAGTAAAGCCTTTTTCTATGATGAAAAAGATCTTGATAGTGGTGACATTATTTCCACCCGTGTCCTTCAGGGCCTTTGTGAAATAGAGTTATGCTGTGAGCAGCTTGAACATTCACACCAAGCCACTATCCTCGGTGTCCGTGTTGTACGGGGCTCATTGCCTTGTGGCAATGGCATCAAGATAGTTTGCTCCGCACTACCTGAGGACAAAACCGAAGGCGGTGGTAAGCGCCCAGCTGGGTGTATTTTGCTGCTTGATTCACAAGCTGGAGATATGCGTGTGGGTGAAGAGGGTTATCTTCTGTTGAGGCAAGTTGTATCTGTAAAATCAAGAGGAAGGCTTGAAATTCTCATGAAGGCTGGAGAAATCAGTGGAAGTGTCGTCTTCCCAACCAAATTCAGCGACATAAGTCGAGAAAGTTGCGAGCTTGGTAGTTGTGAAGTGGAGATAACCGTTGCTTGGTCCTTGCTCGTTGAAAAGCAGTATGAAATCTCGGTGATGGGAGCTATACACCCTTACGCATGGGAATCAATTCCACGTAGGCCGATCATGAAGCTTGTTTACGCTTGTTGA